One Nematostella vectensis chromosome 10, jaNemVect1.1, whole genome shotgun sequence genomic window, gctatcctgctctaccccataaactaacccaccccaaccacaccctgtgctatcctgctctaccccagaaactaacccacccaaaccacaccctgtgctatcctgctctaccccataaactaacccaccccaaccacaccctgtgctatcctgctctaccccataaactaacccaccccaaccacaccctgtgctatcctgctctaccccataaactaacctACCCCAACCACACActgtgctatcctgctctaccccataaactaacccaccccaaccacaccctgtgctatcctgctctaccccataaactaacctaccccaaccacaccctgtcctatcctgctctaccccataaactgaaccaccccaaccacacacTGTGCTATCCTGCTCCACCCTATACACTAATCcacccaaccacaccctgtggTATCCTACCCTCTACTCAATAAAATAACCCACCCCATCCACACCCTATCGTATCCTACCCTCTACTCAATAAAATAACCCACCCCATCCACACCCTGCCCTATCCTGCTCTATTTTATAAACTgacccaccccaaccacaccctgtgctatcctgctccaccccataaactaacccaccccaaccacaccctgtgctatcctgctctaccccataaactaacccaccccaaccacaccctgtcctatcctgctctaccccataaactaacccaccccaaccacaccctgtgctatcctgctctaccccataaactatcccaccccaaccacaccctgtgctatcctgctctaccccataaactaacccacctcatccacaccctgtcctatcctgctctaccccataaactaacccaccccaaccacaccctgtgctatcctgctctaccccataaactgaaccaccccatccacaccctgtgctatcctgctctaccccataaactaacccaccccacccacaccctgtgctatcctgctctaccccataaactaacccaccccaaccacacccggTCCTATCCCGttctaccccataaactaacccaccccatccacaccctgtgctatcctgctttaccccataaactaacccaccccatcCACATCCTgtcctatcctgctctaccccataaactaacccaccccaaccacacccggTCGTATCCTGttctaccccataaactaacccaccccacccacaccctgtgctatcctgctctaccccataaactaacccaccccatccacaccctgtcctatcctgctctaccccataaactaacccaccccatccacaccctgtgctatcctgctctaccccataagctaacccaccccaaccacacccggTCCTATCCCGttctaccccataaactaacccaccctaatcacaccctgtgctatcctgctctaccccataaactaatccaccccaaccacaccctgtcctatcctgctctaccccataaactaacccaccccaaccacaccctgtgctatcctgctctaccccattaACTAACcaaccccaaccacaccctgtgctatcctgctctaccccataaactaacccaccccaaccacaccctgtgctatcctgctctaccccagaaactaacccacccaaaccacaccctgtgctatcctgctctaccccataaactaacccaccccaaccacaccctgtgctatcctgctctaccccataaactaacccaccccaaccacaccctgtgctatcctgctctaccccataaactaacctACCCCAACCACACActgtgctatcctgctctaccccataaactaacccaccccaaccacaccctgtgctatcctgctctaccccataaactaacctaccccaaccacaccctgtcctatcctgctctaccccataaactgaaccaccccaaccacacacTGTGCTATCCTGCTCCACCCTATAcactaacccaccccaaccacaccctgtgctatcctgctctaccctaTTTTATCATACACCAACTCTTTCCAAGTATTAAAATTGAAACCACTACTAGTATGTAGTGATTTTCTACTTCGGACTGTCTGTTATCCGATGAAACCACTGTTTTGGAAAATTTTCATCGACCACAAAtcacctttaaaaaaaaagaacatgcTATTTAATAAGCAGCTTACTAACCTCGATGATTCGGTCATGCCGGAAAATATAAATAGTATCAAAGTTTGGCTTTTGCGCATCGGCTCTCGGATAATAAGAAGGAAGTACAATATTTAGGCACAGCCTAAAGCGGAGAGCCATCATTTTAGAGATAATTTATTCTGAAACTCTAAATGCTATGCTATAAAATAAGGGTTGAGTTTCTTTTAGAATTAGCAGCAAGAAGATtcataacaattttttttcatttaagcTTATTCCaatatgaaacatttaaagGAGAACTATGCCTTTGTGGTAAACATATAATAAGAGCCGTATTGATTTCAATTCACGTTTATTTCACAGGACTCTACATCAAACCCATATTACATGGATATATAATATATCACACTAATATATGCTGTTCAAGGACACAGATTTTTTAGGATGCTGGAGGTTTCGAAACTCATTTTGACTTCTTTGCCAATCTCAAGAAGCATGTTCTTGTATTTTTGCAGAGGTTTGGAGCTGTTGCAGTTGATGGAGTTGTTGAGGAAGCAGCGGAAATATTCGTTTATAGCGCCACAATCACCTGTGGTGTGTTCCCTCATGTACGCGCGCATTTTGTTGACACACCTCTCGTTCAGTGACTTCACGCATCTGGCCTCTTCAGCGGACTCAAATGTCACTGAGAATGATTCATAAAGGTATGAGCTCAAAAGGACATAATGTAGATATCCTTGTTGTCATGGAAATGTCAACACAGTCATGGAAATGCAGCTGTAGTCATAGAGATGACAGTGTAGTCTTAGAGATTTGACTGTAGTCTTTGGAGATGATAGTGTAGTCATGAAAATGTCGTCATTCTAGTCATGGAAATGTAGCCGTAGTCATGGAGATGTAGCTGTTGTCATGGGGATAAAAATGTTATCACAGGGATGTCATCGTAGTTGTTAAACCATGGTTCCGCTCCccaaaatttttattattttacttACCGCTCTTCAAGTCTGTTTCGGGCCTCTTTAATTCTGATAaggtaaaaaaatggaaaatgattAGCTATAAAAACATGTTATGGACATTTTCCAAACTCGCCTTTTGCCGACGCATTTTGTGTCATTTAATGCCTTTTTGGTATCACTTTATAGGTGCAAGAATATTAAATGCGAGGATCAGCGAGGGATGGAGGAAGTGTATCAAAGAGTTTAATGTCGCCAAATTCAATTTTCGTCTCGACATTTATTCTCACTAtacaaatttttaaaattcaaatctCGAGAAATCGCAAAAATCGTGGTAGTGAAGCAAAACGGTAAAAAGATGTCGTTCCAAACCTAAGGAAGCCGCTTCCAGTAAAGAGGCATCAGTGTCATGGCACACTCCAGTTTTCTTGTCGAACTCTACTCTCTCTGACACGAAATATCTCAGTCCCTTGAGTGGGGAGGAATCGCACCATAGATTGTCTGGTCTTTCCATACATTGCACCCAGTCCTGAAAGCGGAAAAATGAATaggtttcatcttcatttgcttATATCAGTGCTATATGGGCCATGACACTTGTCGCTTCGAAACCTCAAACGATTGTCTTAATGTCTCTTAATATCTTGCTCCAACACCAGTATTTCGAGGCCAATTGGATAAGATCGATTCTAAAGGTATAGGacctttttaaatatttaaaagttCGCCTTACTTGGTAAGCTTTGCAGTAATCCGCCATGTTTTCAGACAAAACCATCTCATCCTTTAGGATCTTGACGCACTCATTGAGAATATTAACTTCTTCCTTTTGGGTGCACATGAGGGAGAGCGTTGGAGAAACCAGCAGCAGATATGTCGCAGCAGCCAAAACTAAATACATCTTGCTTATCttgaataaaataagaaatgataTGATTTAAACGAAGTCCGGGCGGATATAGGTCTTAGTTCTCGCCATATATATTGGTTTATATATTTGGTGCCGCCTTCTTTGGGTCAGTAAAAAAGCGACTGGGGAGCTAAATGAATGAGTAACTTCTACAACATCTTGGTTGTAGAGATGGGGGATATATAATGTCaagtgaaaaaagaaaacagaaacatcCAAACAGCATGTTTAGATTCACATTCATCAATTTgtaagaaaacaaattgaataaaaatggaaaaataatCTCACACCAATATATTCCAATAGTTCTATAGGATATTGGATATTCCTACCTTTGGCGCTTTACTCACTATAAAACGGTGCTTCTCTATTCTGGTGAAGATCCAAAATGACTCTTGTTAAACAGCACAGCGATGATTTAAACAGAGGGAGCTTTTTAATTACAACGTCGATTGATTGTTTACTTAAACTCTCACCTTGTTGGCCCCGTTTTTCATCTCATAACGATCTTCTTGTATCAAGGGCTAGACACCTTCCAATTAGTGTTAGCGGTCTGAGCTAAAAGCGTAaagccttttttgttttacaaatAGTTGTTAAAAACGTTCGTCGTTTTTTATTGAATAGAGACttcaaataaacttttttaacaagaaaattgTTTTGTAGTATCACTTGATTAATTGTAAATTTGTATACACAAGACCACGTTTATTGCAGTTTATTCAACAAAGTTTGTCAATCGCTATAGGAAGCGGCTACTGTCTTTATCATTTTTATCCATTAAGCCTCTGCCAAAGATTTTTTATAACCATATAATAAAGCACAAAGATAATAATTGCGatactttttaaaaacagaaaacgTATGGATGTTTTTCCCAGATTCCTTTTGCTGTAATGTAAAGTAGAACGTTGAGATCATCTATCTTTAATGGTGCTTCGAAGTAAAATATAGAAGTCATCTTTGAGCTATGTGACGTTTATATTGATCGTGGATTAACTTGTCTCATTCGATAACACTAATACGCCTAGTTTAGTTACCAAGGAACATATAACAAAAGAAGGGAGGTAGCGTTCAAATGACTCCTCTTACTGAGTTCCATCTTAATGAATAAAAGGTCCCCCTTTGCGTCATTTCGCGGGGGTTTGTGAATCCAGTGTAGGCGCGCTGTGTTGACACAGCGGTGGACAATTTACACGATTCCGTCATGAGATCTTTGTTGCCTTGCAACAAACACTTGAAAAAGTATCATTAAGTCTAAAGATCTAGACTACAGTCAGCCTTATTCCTAtgcggacaccctcgggataTGAAGAAGGTGTGGGTTTAGTTTAACCTTGCAGAAAAGATACGGTTCTAATTATGGGTAACATGACTAGCAGTTAACTAATATTGCACTCTACCCCGCAGAATTTTGCAAAACGAAAATACTAGTTACACATTTCAAAGATGTTATTTGTACGCTTTGTACGcttattatttgtttaaagAGTTATTTGTACgcttatttttaaaacatctCTCGCCTGTTCCATAACGGAGGCACACACACTATTTTGTTTTGCGCTTTTATAGAGAAACACTTATTTATcatataatttataataaaaattattatatcaACAGATGTcaaaattataataatcaaaattagTTAAATGAGAAATACATTTCTCTTATCTTttagcaaaaaatatataaacctTTATTCAAATCACACTTGTGGTCTATCAACAATGCTGCATTTTGATTGGCTGACCCTAGTGGTCTATCAACAATGCTGCATTTTGATTGGCTGACCCTAGTGGTCTATCAACAATGCTGCATTTTGATTGGCTGACCCTCTAGTGCGCTATCAAAAGAACACCGGATTTGAAAGCCAAAAACAGCAAATGACCAGACCAGACGACGTTTTTGGCTATACAAGTTGACCTGGATATAGTGACCTCTCCCTCGCAGCCGTTTAGGACTCGTCACGCTTAATAACTGGTTACTGGGGTTACTGGGGTTCAGGCAACACCTAGGGTGAGGAGTCCAGAACGGCTGCCAGGGAGACTAAATATAGTGTgatttgactaaaaaatattccTTTAGCCTTCGGTCT contains:
- the LOC125556811 gene encoding uncharacterized protein LOC125556811, producing the protein MYLVLAAATYLLLVSPTLSLMCTQKEEVNILNECVKILKDEMVLSENMADYCKAYQDWVQCMERPDNLWCDSSPLKGLRYFVSERVEFDKKTGVCHDTDASLLEAASLELKRPETDLKSVTFESAEEARCVKSLNERCVNKMRAYMREHTTGDCGAINEYFRCFLNNSINCNSSKPLQKYKNMLLEIGKEVKMSFETSSILKNLCP